Part of the Lolium rigidum isolate FL_2022 chromosome 6, APGP_CSIRO_Lrig_0.1, whole genome shotgun sequence genome, GATTTATTTCCCTATTGCACTGAATTCTGGAATTAAATTGTCGTACTTCTTAAAATCactatatttacaacaataatgatACCAGTTTGGTGTTGCATATGTTGGTGCTTTTTTTATATAAAATTGAGAAAGTTTACTTTTTTAAAGGGAAATTGAGAAAGTTTATATAGGTATATATAGACAGGGATCCAGGGAGGCCAAGAAATGAAATGGATATTTTGTCCATACGTATGCTCCACCTGTACATGCACACAAATACAAGCTAACTAGCCACGTATGCTTGCAGACATAACTATCTATATGATGCAAATTGTCCGCAACATGTGAATAGAAAATATAAATTGGGTTCAGACTCACAAGGATCGTACAAAAGAAAATTGCAAATTGACACCATTATGTACCAGCTGCATTCACAACAAAACTTCTCTAATTCTACAATGTAATCGGTTACTCGATAGTTTAATTAGACTGAAACAACCAATGGTTGACTATTTAGATGGTTACTTTGCACACATGACTACTGTGTTAGTGAAATATCATACTCCCTAGTATTTAGCATGGTTCTTGTATCCCCTACTTGGCTAGTCTGACCTCTAATCAGAAGCTGAAATGCTTGTTCAGTCAACAAACTGAACGACATTAATTTTACAAAAATTGAGGTTCACTGAAGCAGCACAAAGAGGAACAAGCCACAAGatgcaagaacacttgaaaataGCCAAAATTCTGTACAATGATTTCAGCAATAAAAATTAGTAAAATTTGTAGGCAAGCAGATTTCATACCGGGTAATAATCTCAACTAGCAGCATTCAGAACATATTCGGTACAGCAGCATATAATTATGTAAAATTCGTGTAAAATTCTCGACAGGGATTTCCTTTTCTATCATTTGTTCTGGAAGGCTAGCGAGATTAATTTTAGCTACAAATTGGCATGAGAAGGGAATGCATAGAAGGGAACCATGTCCTTGTAGAGCCAGCAAACCATGGATCTGGCACTCATTTCTCTTTCTATATACTCGTGAAAAATTCATAGTAAACACACTCCTGAAAAATTGCACCATTTTAACAGGGGTCCACTCCAGAACAGTCCAGTAAGAAAAATATGATAGATCGATGCTTCGTGTGCGTTCGCATCTGTGTGATTAGCTGGGATTTCgattgtttcgcattgcctctgtTGCCTGAACAAAGGCAGTCTTTGAGCCTTGTGTTCTTTATGATCCATCGAGCAAAGATACCTGCTGCTTTTGAATAAGTTAGATATGCTTTGATGATGTTTTACCCTTTTTGAGTTTTGTAGTGTTGTAATCAAAACAGATGGCCTGTAGCAACCTGGCCGAACTTGATACCTTTAGTAAAAATGTGAAGTGATGTTTCTCTTCTTTGATTTTAGTTATGAATGTTCTTTACGATATTACTGGTAACAACTGCCAAGGTGAACATGAATTCACCCTTGAGGAAAAATGAAATAAAGTTCAATGAGACTGAGGCATTGATATATATATTCTTTGACTAAATTTTGTATTGTGAATTTGCTTGTCGCATACTCCACTCGTGTCtatgatactccctccatttctagATATAAGCCTTATAGGTTTTTTAGGAAAAAAATCCagaatataagatgtgttgcattGCACTGCTTGTATGGACTTAGGGATTTGATTACATTTTCTTATCGTATGTAAAGTCCTCTATTAGCTTATGTCAATTGTCTAGGGTTAATCGCGCCCAAATATGGTGTAATTTTCTCTCAATATGTGTTCtttaattttcgtgccaaaagCTATATGGTTTATAtctagaaacggagggagtaataaacaCAACCTCCAGTGCATCTCGAAGAGAAGGATAAGTCTGCTCTCGAAACCAAATCTCCTACTAAAGCTTCATCGACTTCTAACAAGAGGAAAGGAAGCCATagattgttcctgaagatttaCTACACCCAACCAATCCTTGAGCTATACTCTTTTCGTGCTTATTTTTTAATGTTCAATGTATTGTTTCACACAACAGGTAATTTTTTATTGTTGTATGTATGAAACCAAATCTCCTGCTAAAACCTCATCAACACCTAAACTCACTGTGGCATGTGTGACTCCCACTTTTGGAATTGTGTGATTCCCACTTTTGGAATTGTGGTTGCCAGTGTGATTTCAAACGTAAAAAGAAGTCTGTgatcggtttatttttgttttgttgctaCAAGGGCTACTGGTGCGTGCAGGCGCCGAATGCCAGGAAGTTGCGCTTGAAGtcggttttgtttttgttttgttgctACAGGGCTACACGTGTGTCATCGATTTTTTTTCCTACATAAATTTTGTTATCTGAAACAACACCGTGATCTTGGTATAGCGCCTGTGacttttctagtactgcgtttaagcCCAGACGTTACTTCTATGTGTTTTGTTTGATCCTATGTTTGGATCGATATGCACGGCAATGACCGTGGGTAGCTGGCAATTTTCAAtgcttcttcacatatgtaatccTTCTATTTTCTAAGTTTTACCTGCTTATTTTATTGGGCTTAGAGCTTGTAGATGAATAATCAACGCTTGGAAGTCTGCCTCGAGAGAGATAGAAGAGGAAATTGACAGCAAAGGGATTCTTTGGTGTCTTCTCATGACAAATTGATGATAGATTCACGAATTCTTCAGGTGAAGGAAAATATTTGACAGCTTCAAAGCCCTAACTTGGTTTATAACTTTAGTGCCGTATTTATCTCCGGAAGAAGATttttacttgcctcgtattttctTATCTATGTTTTTCCTGGTTCCCTATCCTATTTTTAAAGAAAGAATTTTCCGGACATGATCTTGTATTTTCTTACTGTATCTATATGTTTTTCCTGCTTCTGTTTATAGTATGATCTGCTGCGATTCTCTCTCGTATCTACCATCCACACCTTCACTATGTGTTATTTATATTTTCAATAAAACACAGCATGAACTATGTGTCTCCGATTGGTTCTGTCACAGATTGATCTAATGTTTACCTTCATTGTCTGCGATGTGTCATTGTCTAATGTTTTGTTTCTTTCGGTTGATTCGATAGTATCTATCAGAGGAGTTGCCTTGAGCTGTTTTCAATAGTGACCTGGTATCAAACTATATTCACGCGTTATATTATGACTGGTTAGATTTTGAGGAAGCAAAGAACATATACGCAACTGTACGTGCACATCATCCGCATAAGTGCGGCCTCAAATGCATCTTATTAATCTTGGACTTGGATTAAATTGTTCAGTAAGTGGAACAAACCTCTGTTCTAGTGACTTGCAGAATCCGTGTGTATGGAATCCACGTACGTAGTAGTATATGGTCGTCTGTGTATAACTAAAATCTcaaatttattcaaataaaatagacCCTAACTGCCTTCACTAATAGCGATTCAAAGTGTACATGTGGATCACACTTTTGTGCTCCAGACACAGTGAGCTGCAAACTTCCATTTCAGACATGACATATTGAACCCTACTATCAGCACACTAGAGCAATGACAAATGAAATAATTTGATGAATGGTCCAATGGAATGAACTAACACAAGAAGCACCAGGTCCTAGTACAGATCATCACTCGACACGACCAGATGAAGGAAAGAAGCAGAGAGAGACAAGGAGGGAGGACGGAATAATGGGAGGACAAGGACGAGCAGCTGAGGCTCAGAAGGACGGGAAGCTTGCGCAGCGTTGGTTGAGGTAGACGGAGCAGCCGTCCCTGGGCACGATGGTGGGCATGTACACGGGGTCGTCGCAGCCGTCCGTCGTGTCCCGCTTGAAGTCTGCGACGGAGACGAAGAGCGCGAGGAAGAGCACGAGGTGGTTGAGCGCGTAGCGCTGGCCGACGCACTGGTGCGCGCCGGCGCCGAATGCCAGGAAGTTGCGCTTGTAGGCGACGTCCTCCCTGCGCGCGTCGGAGAAGAAGCGGTCTGGGTCGAAGGCGTCGGGCGCCGGGAAGCCCTGGAAGGAGGACTCGTAGACGGACGGGAACACGATGGCGCCCTTGGGCACCGTGTACCACTCGGTGAGCTGGAACGGCTCGCCGGCGATGTGCGGCACCAGCGTCGCCGGGGGCCGGTAGCGGACCACCTCGCGCGCCACCGCCTGCGTGTACCTCATCCCCTGGATCTTCTCGGCGGTGATGGGCTCGCCGGACTCGGGCGACCAGACGGCCGCCACCTCGGCGCGCACGCGGGCGAGCACGTCCGGGTGGGACTCGAGCGCGGAGACCGCCCAGCAGAGCGAGGAGGTGGACGCGTCCTGCGCGGCGAAGAGGAACCCCCCGAGCTCCTCGTCATCGGTTTGCGCGGGCGGcggcctcctcgccgtcgcggCCTCGTCCTGCATCCAGTACGTAGTGGACGAGGCGCGCGCAGGTCCTTGTGGTCGTCGCGGAACATGTAGATGAGGTTGTGGTCCCCGAAGAGGCGCTTGCTGAACGGGCGGATTTCCAGATGAGGTTGTGCCACCTTCTCTTATCGTGTCGCGCTGTGCAGCTGGAgatggatcgatcgatcgattaCGCCAAGGAATCGCTCCCCGCAATTAATGCGTACATACGCGAGGATGAATTCCGCATCATCGATTCAATTCAACCTCCTCCTGCTTCTAAATCCTCTCTTCAAAACTAAAGAGTCGCACCATTTGTCTAAATTGGCATATATCTACACCATAAAACACGTCTATACACACGTCTATTGACAGTTTCTTCCAGGTGAACCTCATCGGAGATTTCTGCAGGGGCGGCGACGTGTGTCTCTCGCGGAGGTGTGGCCGTGTGGCAAGTAAAAGAACGGTGGCTGCGCAGCGAAAAAGAAAGGAAGCGAGTTGTTGGGGGGCATACGTGGGTGGGGCCCAATTTTGTTTTTGTGTGAAAGAGGTGGCTGATGCTGGACTTACATTGTTAATATCTAATGGACTAATCGGACGGCTGGCAACCCGGGGGATCGGAGCGCGGGATCCCCGGAGGACGCTCAGCACGCTCCTTTTCGAAAAAATGGAAGACTGAAAATCACTTTTTTGATTTACACTTTTTCGAGCTCTACTAGAGATGCTATTACTAGCGATCAGTGCATAGGAGCAAGCAAAGCATCGCAAGGCCTCCCATGCACAATAACTAGGCCCAAAAAAAGCCCATAAGACGTTACCAACGTCAGCACTAATTAGCTGAGAACCAacggacagggtgtttctacgcccgggtgcatatgcaccctttatttgaaatgcatattaaatatatttaaaaatgttagaaaaatacaaataaaattctttgtgtataccttgacatgttacatgcttacaaagttgtttcagcaaaaaccgatatgtttcatgccttgtgcaaaaaagacaaatgttaggtgctaaaatagtctattttttgaggcattatttgccttacacagggtacaaaaaatgttggttttagatgaaaatttacgtgcacacatagaacatgtctctctacatgctaaatttttttcctaaattttttacgatttggaaatatgttttatacataccgggtgcatatgcatccGAGATCAGATTTGATTTTCCGAGAACCAATTCCGTTCTCAGCTAACTGAGCTACAGGCATTCCCATATTTTAATGCCCAAGTTCACTTCACACGTACGTAGTGACAGATTTCGCGAGATAAATGAGCTCTAGCTCACAACAAAAGTTGATCTTATACATAAGCATACCCTAACCTTAACGTAAACCGCAAGTTTGTGGACGGCATAACTTCCTCCCCTACCTATAAGATAGGAGATATGATAGACCGCACTCGATGAGCCTCGACCTGAGCCGATGGCTGCGCGGGCAGAACAGAGCTTGTGTTGGTGCCTGAGCATTACCATTTTCATCCAGGCTAGTAGCACACGCACTCAATTGGCAgatgaagaacatccagaaacctaatCTAGTGGCTTCAATTGGCCATTACCATTTTCGCTGTAAAAAAAAGAACATCCGGAAATCTACTCATCGGCGCTGCCGTCGTTTCtcatgtcgccgtggtagtgccaaTGACAGGATGTGTCGTCAAACATCTTCACCATGAGCTCGCCGTTGCTTCCCCACTTGAAGTTCACCAAGCAGCCGACCTCGAAGTTGTGagtgcgggcgaacttgtcccagccagtgtggaggaacatgtggcctTCCCCGTCAAACAACACCTCGATAGGCCACCGGCAGAAGCAACAGCTGGCTTCCAACAAGTGCATGCTAGCTGGCAAGATATTGCACGAATTTCTCCAAGAGCCTTTTTGAACCCAAAGGGTCCTCCTTAATGAGGACGAAAAACTCGAAGAACTCGAGGCAGTAGTCCAGGGACGGCAAGCGTTCATAGGGTGGGGATCCTGCACCCCAACCTCTACCTCGGCAGCCCCGACCGTGGCCAGTAGAACCGGCCATGGAGCGCTTGGGGAGATGGTGGCCGACAAGcagcggcgctagggtttgtgtgaggaGGAGCTGGTGCCCAACCACCCCGTTTTATACCCATAGGAAGGCGTGGGGCGGTGGTTTCGCAATTATTGATTGGCTGGAGGTAGGCGAAGGTAGGTGGGCGGTGGTGCCATTAATCTCCGGCACACATGACTGGGTCATTACGCCGACCGCTCATTCAACAGCTGCCATGCGTGGCCAAGGGCTTCCATCTGACGTGGCACGAGGCGTCGGCGTGCCCATTCTGATTGTTTGGAGTACATGGAAAAAAGTTAATTCTGGATTATTTGGAACTATTGTAACTTTGTAAGGATCTTGTGTTTGTTAGCTCTTCCCATGGTAACACCTGCTGGTTGACCTAACGTACACAAAATTACCTTAACTAGgagcatggaaagttgggagagggggggggggggtggatgaACCCACCCGTATATTTGTATTATGTAAAAACTAGTGTGATTCCAATTAAAATTTAATCGCATAACTTAAGGTAAAAATTGTTATCAACATCTTTAAATGGAGGTAAAATCCTGAAAAAGTAGAACGCATATTTAAAATGGACAGAGGAGTATGAATGTATTGATATTGTAGCTTTAATTCCATCTAGAAGTCGTAGGAAATAGCAAAACTATAACTTTCTTTTGAATATATTTCTTGATTTAAGCATGATTAAACCTTTTGAATATCATGTAGCACACTCATAAGAAACATATCTATCTATTTTGTAGTTTACTATGTTACTATTCATCATATTTCGACAACTTTATATTAACAGTTGAAAAAGCAGCGATGCTATACCTACGGAAGAATTCCTGCGGAAAAGTTTACGGACAAGTCGTGGCCTCACTGGATTGGTGCAGGTTCAAACAGTTGCTCCGAGAAACCAGGCCACGACCAAGATCTCTATATTTAAAATGGACAGAGGAGTATGAATGTAAAAAACTATAGTGTATTTGTATTCTGTAAAAACTAGTGGTTTCGCAAAGGCTATTTTGCCACACGTAGCATTGTCGTGATCAGATTTTAGTGGCAAAAGTGTAAAACAAATTTACGAAGATTGTACTTTGCTTTGTTGTAGTTTTACTGAAGTTCTGTTTTTTCATAGTCCTAGGGAAGCTAATACGGCAGCACACACTCTAGCTAGACATTCAGAAGGAGCATTGTCAGTTGTTTGGCATGATGATCCTCCTAATTTCATTGTAAGTGTGTTAGCGAACGATGTATCTGTGATTCGTAATTAATAAAGTACGTCGTGGTGGCTTTccctaaaaaaaaaactaagtgaTAATCACATATTTAGACTTGAGTCACTCAAAGCACCAGACCTAAGTGATAGTATTGTCACCGAGAACTCACAAGGTGAGCTCGCAGCTAAGCTCGATCTAATTATCTTGTAAGTTTGTCCTATTGCATATAGTAGTAGTAATGTAGATACATCATTCATGTGAAGAGTATACAGATATGATGAATAAAAACTGGAGGATACGCAGCGGCAGCGGAAAACTAAAGCCCGGCTGTGGCATACTTACACTGTAAAAGCAGCAATCACCCGGGAAGGATGAGCCAAAGGACGAGATTGATCAACCACCAGTTTGTAAACTTGCTGATGCTGCTTCGCAATTGTAGCATTGTTCTCAGCAGCATTATACCCCACCATGGCGTATTTGCGTTGAACAACACGTACATTATCTACTAATAACTTGGACTCCGGGCCGGGATCAGCAGATCGAACGCAAACAGAGGAGAACCAGCCCCTTTCCAGAGGGAAGAGAAGATCCTCAAGAACAATGCGGCCCTTGGGCGCCACCACCACGTTAACCTCTCTAATGGACAGCTCGCTCGTCCCAGATGCTGCTGATTGGCCGACCTCCATAGAGTAGACAACGGCAGCACCGTCCCTGACTCTGGACTGGCCAAGAAAGAGGTGGTCGCCGAGGGGCACGGCCTGGCCGAGGAAAGGAAGGTTCATGGCGTGCACCATCTCCCACACGTCCCTCTCCACGTCGTACCCGCAGGTCCCCTTGTATTTCCTCCTCACCTTGCCGGCCTTCTCCTGCTGGACGGAGAGCAGGATGTGGGAGCCGACTGTGGCGTAGGAGGCGACGTGAATCTCCGGCGGGTCCGTGTACTCGATCGGGTTGGTGCGGCACGGGAAGACGGGCGGCGGCTCAAGATCTTCACTTAGACAGTTAGACGGTTCCACCTAGGGCGGCCATCCTTGAAGCAAATCCGCTCGAACCACGGGAGGTAGTCGAGTCCCCTCGACCCCCACTTGACGGAGGGGCGGCGCGAGAGCACGTAGAGCTGGCCGCGGACCGGTATCAGTACGGGGTCCATCTTGTTGGTACTGAGGTCAGGACCGTGAAACTCCTTGGAGGCCGCGATGTCGTAGATGGTGGTGTGACCCTGCCCTTCCCCGCCCACGCCGACGATCCAGGACCCCTGCGGCGACGATACCGCGGCGAAGGACATGCCGCGTTGGGTGAGGTCCAGAGGGACCATGGGCGTCATTgcgccggcggcgaggacggAGTAGGCGGGCTTCGCGATCTTTCTTTTCATAGACTTGTGCTCCACCACGAGGTAAATAGGCTTGTCGGGGTCTTCGATTCTCCGGCAATGGCTGGGCGAAGTGGAGCCATCATCCTCCGCTTCGCTCTCCATGGCCCTGACACGCTTCTGCTTGCTCGGCATCTGGCGGTTTGCGGGAACAGACGGCGGCGCTGCAAACCGGACTGgcctctactttttttttttgaggaaaactGGCCTCTACTATGCATAGCCGTCTTTCTCCCTTGCTTTTATGCTCACCACCAAGGTGGGCCGTGGGCCTGGCCCTACGTCTTGCAATCTCAGAAAAAGAAACCAAGATCATCCCGAGCGGTCGTATTCtcatctcaacaaaaaaaaatcctgGGCGGCGCACACAcaaagatgaagaggaggccatGCGGAAGAGGCAGGGACGTGGAGGAGACCATGCTCCCGAAGAAGGAGAGGATTGCCGATGCGGAGGAGACCATgctcccgaagaagaagaagcatagGACGGCCGACGCGGAGAAGTCGGCCTACCTAATTGTAGGCCATGGGTGCGTGAGCCCTGCCTTTTCCGTGTTCAAGATTGAGCCCTACACCGACGGCGGCGGCAACACCCCGGTGAGAATCCCGCGCCGCCTCGCCCGCCTCAAATGCAACCACAACATGTCTTTCGTCCCCTTCAAATCGAAGGGCCGCCGGTGgatcgtcggcgtcggcggctgCTCAACCGATAGGCGCTGCTACGGCCCGGGGACCATCATCTTCGACACCGGGAAGCAGTCGGTGATCCGTGGACCGGAGCCTAAGTCGGTCAAGAGCTACCCGATCCTGCTACCAATCGGCCACAAGATCTATGCCCTGGCCCGAACCCCCTCCGTGGTGGGCCCGCTCAACTTCGTTCCCTGGTTCGAGGTCCTCGACCTCTCGAGTGCACGGGAAGCCGATGGCCGCCTGACCAACTGCAAGTGGAGCCGCCTGAAGCGGCCGCCATTCTTTCCCTAGGAACTCACCCCTGGGGATTACATTTGTCCGCCCAGCGTTATCGTCAAGTCCTACGCCACCGTGGGCTCCCGCATACTGGTGTCCGTGACCGGACATGTGAGCACCTGCGCGTTTGACACCAGCTCCAACAGGTGGTCGACGGTGGATGACAAGAACTGCCTGCCGTTTGTCAACGGAGCCGTCCCGCACAGCcctggcctcttcctcggcctatcGAGGGCCACAAAGGCCATCGCTATATAGAAGATCTATGTCGATGGTGCTAAGCCCCTCGTTGAGATTCCGGTCGTGTCTAAGTTGGAAGATGAAGACATGGTTATGCATAGCTACAATTTCCTTTCCTTGGGGATTAACAGGGGCTTCTGTTTGATGAGTTGTTGGAGCGTTGATGAAACGCGGGATCCCCCACATCTCCAGGCGCACATCAGGGGTGAGGACGTACAAAACAGATGATTTTGTGGAGTCCCAAGGAAAATTACTGGTCGTCAACAAGCACTGGATGCAGGTTTACAAGATCCGCGATTTGATCCGGACACTAGATGCGCCCTGTCTTGCTAGCGTGGTCTCCATATGAATGTAAGTCCTTCCGTTATACTACTATGTCCAAATTGCGATATATGTCCATAGATTAGTTAAGAACAAGTACATGGGATTCTGAATTTTCATGATAGTTTCTCACACTTAGATTAGCTAAGAACAAGCACTACTGCCTGGCTTCCCGCGCGCGCATCCCTCACACGCTGCTGCATGCGATGCTGCGTTGCTACTCTGCTATGCTGCTACGCTGCTGCCCCTCACTCTCTTCCATCGCTGTTTCAGATCTGATTTTTGGGCaaaacggtagtaccgctccatacagcggtactaccggtttgggcgTTTTCTGACCGTTTTCTGCACAGTtcgcgcgcgagcggtagtaccgttttGACAAGCGGCAGTACCGCTCGGgcacgaatctgaccgtttttccaggccaacagctatattttggagcctctatttatacccctcttccacctccgacccaaccacttcttcccctccactctctctcctccattgttgatctgGAAGTGTTTCTTCCTCCTTTTgatcccccactatttcttgcatattttttagggaaaggagagaggagatctagatctggagcttcaccaattgaatccctctccaattgaggggatcttgctagatctagttcttggagtaatttggtgttcctcctctattttgttcttcctcccttattcccccaatagcttttgtagctttgttggaat contains:
- the LOC124663965 gene encoding cytochrome P450 710A2-like, yielding MQDEAATARRPPPAQTDDEELGGFLFAAQDASTSSLCWAVSALESHPDVLARVRAEVAAVWSPESGEPITAEKIQGMRYTQAVAREVVRYRPPATLVPHIAGEPFQLTEWYTVPKGAIVFPSVYESSFQGFPAPDAFDPDRFFSDARREDVAYKRNFLAFGAGAHQCVGQRYALNHLVLFLALFVSVADFKRDTTDGCDDPVYMPTIVPRDGCSVYLNQRCASFPSF